The Cyanobacteria bacterium GSL.Bin1 genome segment CTGGGTTTGTTGATACTTATCTCCGTTTAACCGCAAGCGAGTTAGAAGTGTTCAATCAAGAATTTGAACAAATTGAATCAATAGCCGTCAAGGAGGGAATTATGGAAATTACAACCAGTTGGAAAGAAGAAGGAAAAGAAAAAGGAAAGCAAGAATTAATCCTTCACTTACTTAATCATCGTTTAGGAGAGTTATCTTCAGAAACGCAAGCAGAGATAATGAGTTTAAACAGTTCTCAGTTAGAGGAATTAGGTGTTGCTATGTTTAATTTAGAAAATGAGGATGATCTGAACTCTTGGTTAGCTAATTCTCCTACGAATAATTGATCATACTCAAGTGCGATTGAATTTTATCCATAGAACGGGGTTAAATGAGGCAAAACTTTTATTCATGCAAGCTGATCATTGCTTGAGTCAGTCTTTAGCGCAATTGGAATTTATCTATGGTGCGCGATCAGACTCCGTCTTAGCTGCGTGAACGTGTTTGGAAAGAAATGAGAACACCGCGATCGCGCCAAAGTATAGTAAGTGACTTAATCCAACTGATAGACAATTCTAAAGCATGCGAATATCCCAATTTAAATGCACAACAGCTTAGCCTACTCAGAAATGTTAATTTTTACTCAGCGTTACGATGAGAAATGGGAAGCAAATGATTCGCTTTCCCTGGATGCCGAAGCGCGATCGCGCCCTCGTCAACATCTCACCTTAGACAGTGGAGAAGCCTGTTATTTACGCTTACCGCGAGGGACAATCTTGCAAGCGGGAGACTGTTTAGAATCAGACGATAGGACAAGTATCGTTCGGATTGTTGCGAAGCCAGAAGCAGTCTTAACAGTTAAAGCCACTCAACCTGAAGAGTTACTCAAAGCAGCGTATCATCTGGGAAATCGTCATGTTCCCTTAGAAATTACCCTTGATTACTTGCGATTGTCTCCTGATCCCGTTCTCAAAAAAATGCTTGAACACATGGGATTAACTGTAATTGCAGAAGTAACCCCGTTCTTCCCAGAACTAGGGGCTTATCATCAGGGTCATTAATCAGTAAAATAGAGTTGATGCACTAGACAGGTAACAACCATGAGGTTTGAAGACTTCACCAGCGCGATCGCGCAAGGAAAACCTTGTCCTAGTTCCTTACCTCCTGCTTTACAAGGCTTATGGATTGATCGACAAGGCAACTGGGACAAAGCTCATCAAATTGTCCAAGATGCCAATGATCAAGATAGTGCCTGGGTTCATGCTTATCTGCATCGGGAAGAAGGAGATATCGGCAATGCCCGTTATTGGTATCGACGGGCGGGAAAACCAGCGAGTCAAACCAGCTTAGCTACAGAATGGGAAGACATCGCTAAAGCACTTTGTTCTAAACTCTCTAGCGTTCCTTCCTAGGATGCAGCGCAAACCGTCAACAAAATCATCGTGTGATTCTTAAACTCCTCCAACTCTCTAGT includes the following:
- the ureE gene encoding urease accessory protein UreE, giving the protein MLIFTQRYDEKWEANDSLSLDAEARSRPRQHLTLDSGEACYLRLPRGTILQAGDCLESDDRTSIVRIVAKPEAVLTVKATQPEELLKAAYHLGNRHVPLEITLDYLRLSPDPVLKKMLEHMGLTVIAEVTPFFPELGAYHQGH